The Candidatus Omnitrophota bacterium DNA window TCTACGAGATGATCAAAAAGGCGTACGAAAAATCGGCGGCGCCGACTATAGAATTTTTAAACGCAGAATCCAGCTTTAATCAGCTTTACTACCAGATAATATCGGATGAAAACGAAGTTCAACTCACAAAGCTTAACTTGGAGCAGAAACTGGGCATAGAAGATATAGGAGGGATCAATATTGTTTTCGATAACGAACCCTCTCTTGTCACGAGAAGCCTGAAAGAATGTCTTGAACTCGCGATCGAACACCGCCCCGATTTAAAAATGGGTTTTTATATCGTAAAATACGCCGAATACGGCAAGAAGATCGCGGATACCAAAGAGATGCCTAGAGTAGATCTCGTCGGAAACTATAAAAAGTCATCAGAAGTATACAGGGAATCGTACAGCGCCGCATATGAAACGCAATTATTGGACCCTCATAAGAAATGGTATATAGGAGTCGAAGCGAGTGTGCCGTTTCTCGGAAGCACGGCAAGCTATTCATATTTCAGAAGGCATGACCCGGCCAGCCTGAGTACGTTCCAACCCGATTCCGAACAAAGCGGCACTACCTGGAAGTTCGACGTCCTAAACAATATTAAGAATTTCTCTGAAATAGAACAGGCGAAGATAGCAAATGTGAAGGCCGAACAGGAACTGGATGATGCAAGGAAAAAGGCTATCATGGAGGTAAAAGGAGCATTTTATGGTTACGAAAAATCGCGCGTTCAACTGACGGCGGCCAAGGCGCAGAAAGAGTACCGCGAAAAAGAGTTTAAGATATTAAAGTTCAAAAAAAGCATGGGCGAGGGGGAATTATCGGATCTATTTGAAGCGGTAACCAAACTTATAGAGGCAAATACGTTTTATTGCGACGCCGAGGCCAACCTTAATATATCCGTAGCGGGGCTTAATAAGGCGATAGGGATAGAAGATTATTTTTAACTAGAGAGTAAATCGGGGGTTTACAAATGAATCTTTTTAAAACAGAGCTTTTCAAAAATAGAAAAAGGCTAATTATTCTGTCTATTTTGCTTATAGGAATCTTCACAATGTGGGGGTGGACGAGTCTGTCAAAAAAACTTGCCGGAGGAGCTAATCTAATAAAAGAACTCATCTCGGGATCTAAGGCAGATAAATCCGGCGGCGAAGAATTGAGCGAGCCTCCTATTCCGGTAAGAACCGAAAAGGTGGTAAAAACAGATTATGTCGATTCCATTGTGTCATTCGGGACTATAAAGGGATTTCAGGAGATACCTGTCAAATTTGAAGAGGCCGCCAGAATATATAAATTTTATTTTAAAGAAGGGGAACCGATAAAGAAGGGCGACCTTGTCGTCTCCGAGGAGCAGGAAGAACAAAAGTGGAAGGTAGAGTATGCCGAGATAGAGTATAATAAAAACAGGACCTTATACGATTTGGGGGCTATAACTAAAGATAAGCTCAGGCAGGCAGAACTTGAATTGGAAGTCGCGAAAGAATCTTTAAATAAAAGGAATTTTTATGCGCCGTCGG harbors:
- a CDS encoding TolC family protein — translated: MIRTRIKNNIEGLKNTASAALLVTITALIFLSLSPTPYAAQSDVSINSYLNKADLYYKEGRYKEAILSWDKVLSADPNNALAARGIKDAELKMAKIKDFFGSNIFKEFATVNEFSIEDCVSMAVEHSIPLEVAREQMKLANIKVWEARRSFFPELSLSWTRTSGIQSDGKVEGLEYGIEGKQPAFHSGGIMYTLAQSKVDLSIAESNYDKVRNELYFEVAQAYYSLIKIKKQLEYTQDIYNEVKPIYEMIKKAYEKSAAPTIEFLNAESSFNQLYYQIISDENEVQLTKLNLEQKLGIEDIGGINIVFDNEPSLVTRSLKECLELAIEHRPDLKMGFYIVKYAEYGKKIADTKEMPRVDLVGNYKKSSEVYRESYSAAYETQLLDPHKKWYIGVEASVPFLGSTASYSYFRRHDPASLSTFQPDSEQSGTTWKFDVLNNIKNFSEIEQAKIANVKAEQELDDARKKAIMEVKGAFYGYEKSRVQLTAAKAQKEYREKEFKILKFKKSMGEGELSDLFEAVTKLIEANTFYCDAEANLNISVAGLNKAIGIEDYF